The sequence tgtacagctagattggcaatgcctcccttctcattacacggtacccagtctaagatggcctgctctatAGTTGGTtcttccacatattggtcaaggaaACCATCctgtacacactccaggaattcctcctgtacggcattgtgactaatttgatttgcccaatctgtgtgcagattaaaatcacccatgatcactgatattcccttatcacatgcatcactaatttcatatttaatgccattcccaacatcaccactgcagtttgggggtctgtaTATGATACCCACTGATGTTTTCtgtcccttggtatttctcaactctacccatacagactccacattgtcagagctaatatcctctctcactattgtgttaatttcctctttaatcaGCAGTGCcgttccaccaccttttcctttatgcctgtccttcctaaatattaaaTACCCTGGAGTATTCAATTCCCACccccggtcaccctgcagccatgcctccgtaatcccaattatatcgtacccgtttacatctatctgcgcaattaattcatccactttattgcaaatgatcCACACATTAACtcacagagcctttaagcttgtctttttaacattgtttgccttgctcccaatattttctctatagccctgtttgaactttTGTCCtttatttctctgcctatcaccttTCTtgttcccttttctaccttttgtttttgtccttgctccctccttctctgactccttacataatTCCcgtccccctggcatattagtttaaaccctccccaaccgctctagcaaaccgtccccctaggacatcagtcccagtcctgcccaggtgtaacccatccaatttgtacaggtcccacctcccccagaaccggtcccaatgccccaggaatcagaaaccctctccctgacaccatctcttcagccacatatttatccgatatatcctgttaTTTGCGTCAAAACTCTCTCTGTGTAGGTTTGTAGATATTGATTTTGGAGGGGCTATGTTATAGTGTCCTAATATCTATGGGTATGTGGCTTGAATCATTATTCGAGACTTTTCACTGCCTTTTTTCGCCTCCTCTGTTTCTCCTCATTGCTGTTTCTCTTTGCTTGCTcttctacatattttatccatgcGTGGATTGATAAGGCAGTGCCAGTGTTGGTGGTCAGAGATAGGAACAGACCCAAAAAAGCTTTCACGTGAATTCTAGCTGTCATTTCTTTCTCCCTTTTAGGTGtttatttcttaaatgttaaaaggttTCGAAAGGAAGGACTCCCAATCCCATGGCAGTACATCTCTTAGCACTTTCCAGGCAACTAAGTACTTGTGAAATGTAATCTCTGTTGTCATTTAGGAAGGTGCCAATTTACAACCACCAGGGTTTCACAAACAGCAGCAAGATAATGACAGATTTATGGATAGAGCCTGAACCCTCAAACTTCTGTGGTGACTGTCCTTCCACAGAACCACAGCTGACGCCACCAatgacaatggctggaattctccgacctcgcccggggctgggattttccggtcccactgcagtgaatggagatttgactgagtgtcaaattctccattctcgctggctgcAGTGGCGGGGTTTCCGACATTGGAGAATTCAGGCTTATATATCCACTCCCCTTTACATAATGGATTTTAATACAAGCACAATTAACATGCATTCCTTAGGCTTCATCAAGTGGTGGAGTTGGGATGGATCATTGAGTTATACAGCCCACACaagaatgccattcagcccctcgagccaatgccagctctttgacaaagctatccaattagctacatgactctgccctttccccaaagcctacaAACTCATTTCCTTttcaattagaaatcatagaaatcatagaatccctacagtgcagaaggaggccattcggcccattgggtctgcaccaacagcaatctcaCCGAGGTCCCATCCctgtatccctccatatttaccccgctaatccctctaacctacgcatcccaggacactaaggggcaattgagcatggccaatgcatctaatcggcacatctttggactgtgggaggaaaccggaagaaacccacgcagacctggggagaacgtacaaactccacacagacagcgactcaagccgggagtcgaaccctggtccctggagctatcaggaagcaatgctaaccactgtgccgccgtgccgccatttattattattttatatttataattatttatccaatttctttaATGAAAgttaatagtttttaaaaaaaattcctggTGTTTTTAAACTGAAGGATTCAACTCTCAAAATGTCTTTGTGGAATTTGAGCTCACAATTATTATCTCTagtttactagtccagtaacataacctatATATAACTGAGTTTTGTACCCTTTAATCTTTCCGATATTTTTCTTGGTTATTAATTCTTTTTGAATGTCTGATTCATTTTCTCTTTTTTCAGATGATCGCCACACTTTTGTGGGGAAGCAGAAGTATATTTTCAACATCAGTGCTATGGAAAAGGAAGGGTTATTGGGAGCAGAGTTACGGATCCTGAGGACCCGACCCGTTGATCCCAGGAGGTCACGACTCCCAGGAAGTGTGTACAATCTCAGAATATCCAAGTGCCCCGCAGACAGACAGAAGACAATCGTACTGGACTCTCGCTCTGTTGATGTTTTGGACGCGCCCAAATGGGAAGTCTTCAACATTTGGAAGCTCTTCAAAATGTCCAGGAAGGAGCAGCAGTTGACTCAACTTTGCTTTGAACTGGAGGCCTTGGACAGAGGAAGGTCAGTGGATTTAAGAAGCTTGGGTTTTGGCAGAGCAGGCCGGCAAACCAAGGAGAAAGCTCTCCTGTTGGTGTCTGGTAGGACCAAAAAACGAGACCTGTTCTTCAATGAAGTCAAAGCCAGATCCGGGCAGGATGACAAGACTGTTTATGAATTCCTGTTCAACCAGAGGAGGAAGAGAAGAGCCCCTCACGCATCCCGCCAAGCAAAAGGCAAGAAGGCCAAGCCAAGGTGCACTAGAAGACCTCTCCATGTGAACTTCAAGGAGATGGGCTGGGATGACTGGATCATTGCTCCATTGGACTATGAAGCGTATCACTGTGAGGGGGTCTGTGACTTTCCCCTTCGGTCTCACTTAGAACCCACAAACCATGCCATTATCCAGACACTGATGAACTCCATGGACCCAGAATCGACTCCACCTAGTTGCTGTGTACCCACAAAACTAAGCCCCATTAGTATTTTGTACATAGACTCTGCGAATAACGTGGTCTATAAACAGTATGAGGATATGGTAGTGGAGTCCTGTGGTTGCAGGTAGCACTGGACTGAATTATTGGGCAATCAGTAAAAGGTACAAATATGGGACTTGTGCCATATTGAGTATTGCAGTTGGTTTTCTGATGGTGCCAATTGCTGAAAAGACACCACAGACCTTTGGTAATAAATAAACATGAATATTTGATGGTGCAGAAACTAAATCGCTGTTGAAGCTAAGCTAGCTTCAGCATCGCCTCCAAATTAACTCAAGCAACCAAATTGGTTCCAAAGTGTTTTCCTCTGGATGGCATTCCCGTTCGTTGCAGTGATTCGGTGCCAAGAATCCAAATGGTGACTCACACTGTCCATGCGACTGGTAGCTCACACTACCACCGCAATCCACTTGCCCAACACTGCCCACTTAACTGAAACAGAGACGGTGCCAGGGAGTAATCCTGGGAGGAAGGGCGTGGGTCGAGGGAGTCAGGGAGGGAGATTAAGCCGAGGCATGGCTCCGGAAAGGTTCTCTTCACTAACGTGGGACTTACTGCATTCCTTGCTCTGCATCCAATGGCTGATGTTACAGTTGCTTTGCTCATTTCGGAGCAAAACCCCATTAAAATATCGCCTCCTGATCATGCGGACATTACATTATCCAGAACGCTATCACGGTTGGCCCTCTGTGCCACTGAACAAATGCTCAAAGAGAAATCGAGGCCATTGTTAATGTCTCCCACTGTACTGGTGGTCAATCTGATGGCACCATTCACTCACCACCCATCAGGGGATGGGACGGCATGTGATGTTGCAGAGAATCTTCTGCAGATCGTCAGggccgtcagcactgacccttaggGGACAGTTCCACAAATCCACGCTGCTGATGGGCGCGAGGCTTGTTAAAAAGAAACCCCTAAAACATTTACAAACCACTTGCACTCTCAAACCTACAATCACAACATCGTGGTCTGATATTCTAACCTTTTGTTACGCGAGGGAGCAAGTGGGACAGGTAGCATTTGAGCCCTGCTCAATGTCTGCTTCTATCAGAACCCACCGCCAAATCCGTGTCAATCGCGATGCATTAAACAGCTGCTTTACTATTAAAGTGAAATGATAAATCACACGGCTTTCAAACTTCTGTCAGCAAATAGGCAATCTTATTTAAACCAACATGGTCCAGAGGCTTGAACGCCAAATAAATGCATTTCTAATCTTAGTCCtgttggaaatttaaaaaaaattatctccTGAGATGGGAAAGGGGAAGGGATAAACACTCCCAGACAGAGGCAGGCAGACCACACATCCACTTCGCTCATCCTGCAGAGCGCTGTATTGTCGAACTCACTCCAAAAACCATTCATTTACACTGTTAATATCAGACCTTATATGTGACAAAACCCGAGGTGTGAAAGTAGACCAGATCTGGCTGCGGCAAAGCTCTATGTACATTGTGATACAAAGGGTGAAAGTATATCGGCCAGGCTTCTCCAACCTTGTTcgtcccaccaccactgccagcaagaatggagagtttggcactcagccaaaactgcattcactgcagcgggactggagaatcccaaccacagACGAGGTCGGAGAAATGCAGCTACAATGTCTCTTCAAAGCCACAAAAAGCCTTGAAAATTCCGTTACTTTGACTACTCAAGAGGCATGTCATCAGATGAAGAGCACAGGGAAAGAGCAATACAATTGATTTGAATATGAATTAAGAATGTGCGTGCAGTCAGGattaaggccattcagcccatcaaactccATCCCCTGACACTCTGCCTTCACCCAAAGGATCTGGAGTGAACAGTTGTTGAGGATTGTGCCTGGCATAGGGGACTGGGCTTTGGAAACACAGACCGTGATAGTGGCTCGTGTGCCCAGTGCAGCTCCTTGCACTGTTTCCAAAGACAGAAGTCCATTGCACAGGCAATGATACAACAATAACTCACACGTCAACAGGTGCTAGAAAGTGTTACCTGGAGGCCAGCTACGAATACAGAGAATGTGCCAAATCTCCGAATGGGGGTGaagaaggagggggggagggtgttggggggagacaTGATTCACCATTCAGTGGGATGCATCCatgcatcccacagtccaaagatgtgcgggttaggttgattggccaggttaaaaattgccccttagagtcctgagatgcgtaggttagagggattagcgggtaaatatgtgggggtagggcctgggtgggattgtggtcggtgcagacttgatgggccgaatggcctccttctgaactgtagggattctatttctatgatttctatacatTGGTCAATAGAATTGCCACTGTGCACCTTCTCATCTTATTGCTATTTGTGTTGCTTGCTTTGCCGTCCAAAAACGCCTCCGGGTATTTAATGGGTAAAAAAATCACATTTATCAGTTGCCTGATAACCAACAAGTGACTCGTCTCTGTTGAGGCAACTTAACAGTCTCCTTGTGTAGAGTTGGAGGTTCCAAAGCTTTGGCTCTGCCCACATTCCACTCAAAACAGATAGAAACACATTCCAGTACATTTTCTGTTGGAGGTGGCTTTGTTCTTGGTTATCGCTACATATCTACCGCTTGCATACGAATATCAGTTTCAGAGCCCTGTCTTACATTGTATCACTGCACCTATTGACATCAGCAAGCAGACAATCCAATAAGGTGTTTTATGGCCTTAACGGGAAAGTTTTGAAGCGGTTGAGTCTTGCCAAAACTTTCCACAACACTCAATGTCCCAGTGATTAAAGCAATCTACCCACTGCTTCAAGCCCTCTGCAAATATTTTACAAATGTGCTGTCCCTTTAACTGGGAAGAGATTGGCTGCACCAACAGCTCTCTAAAATGGAACTCTCTTCCTTCTAGTAATTGTGAATTGGTGAACTTTAATCACTCCTTTTATGAGGGTAAAAGCTCTGAGTAATGAAATACATCATTGGCTTTAAAAGCCAAATATTTCTTCACAAAGCATCTGCAAAATTATTTTCTTGGACATTGATCATGAGAAACTAAATAAAgtctgagggcggcacagtgcacTGCTGtgttacagtgccagggatctgggttcaatccgcgctttgggtcactgtttgtgctgagtctgcacgttctccccgtgtctgcatgggtttcctccgggtgctccggtttcctcccatagtccaaagatgtgcaggttaggtgaattggccatgctaaattgtcccttagtgttccaggatatgtgggttagcgggattagtggggtaaatatgtggggttacgggaatagggccataGGTAGGATGTTCTGTCGAAGAGTTGTTGcagagatgatgggctgaatggccaccttctgcgctgtagggtttctatggattttATGGACAGTACAAAGGCACACACTAACGCATGGCAATAATATTCTGGGTAACAAGAGATAATGCTAGAATTTCTATTTTTGCATTGAAATGTTCCTAGTTCTAACAGGGTTAAGGAATGTGATTTGAAACTTCAGCAATGAGTCAGCTGTCAGAATGTGATGTCCCTCTTTTCCCCTTCCACTAATGCAATAATTAGGCTCAATCCAAGCACTGATTGGTGTGAGAACCAAGGGGCAGAACTGGAAGGATCTGAGGAACACTTCCTTAATGGCAAGAAACTAGAAACTGTGGATGAGCAAAGGGATTTGGGCATTAATGTACACAACTCACTGAAAGCTAGCACCTGAATACAAAAAAATGACTGAACAAATCTGATGAAAGGTTGACCCTTTTCCCTGAGGGGGTTAGAAAACAAAAGTGAGGAAGTgatacttcagttgtacagagtcTTGGTCAGATCCCAGCTGGCTCGAGCACTGCGTTCAGTTTTGTACACGTCACGAATGCTAAGATGGccttggaggggatgcagagtgaCATGGGGGCATAAAGGATCACATTAAGAGGACATGTATCATTCTCTTTCATTTAAAAGACTGACTAATCAAGCTACTTAAAATTACTAAGGAATTTGATAGGGCAGGTACAAAGAATCTAtttcttctgatttgatttgatttgatttattattgccacatgtattgggatgcagtgcaaagaattgtttcttgcactatacagacaaagcatactgttcatagagtacataggggagaaggaaaaggatttgatttgatttgatttagtattgtcacatgtattgggatacattgaaaggtattgtttcttgcacactacacagacaaaacatactgttcatagagtacacaggggagaaggaagggaaagagtgcagaatgtagtgttacagtcatagctcgggtgtagcgaaagatcagcttaatataagtaggtccattcaaaagtctgatggcagcagggaagaagctgttcttgagttggttggtgcgtgtcctcagacatttgtatctttttcccgacagaagaaggtggaagagagtatgcccagggtgtgtggggcctttgattatgctggctgcttttctgaggcagtgggaagtgtagatggagtgggAGAGTTCAGAACACGTGAGCAGAATGTTTAACTTGGTGCTATGCTAGGAGTgggaacggcacggtagcacagtggttagcactgctgcttcacagctccggggtcccgggttcgattcccagctcgggtcactgtctgtgtggagtttgcacattctcctcgtgtctgcgtgggtttcctccgggtgctccggtttcctcccacagtccaaagatgtgcgggttaggttgattggccaggttaaaaattgccccttagagtcctgggatgtgtaggttagagggattagcgggtaaatatgtgggggtagggtctgggtgggattgtggtcggtgcagactcgctgggccgaatggcctccttctgcactgtagggattctatgatttctatgaaaggtgGGTAATTGGAATTGAAACAAAGATGGGCCATAGTCTAATTGAATGAGGGAAATGGCTTGAAGAGCTCACTATTCTTTCCCATTCCTTTGTTTCCATATTCCGTTCCCACTCTAACATTGGACATCAGCATCTGTGGTGCGACATTGGTAACTGATGCTAACGTGCAAAGTGATCCCACTTGAATGACACCAAACCTTCAGCCCTCATCAGCAGCAGTCCAGATGTTCCAGTCCACCAAAAGGCTCAGGAAGGCTGAAGTGGGCAAAGGAAATGCAGAGGTGCCAGTGGAAAACCTTGGTGACTCTCAACCCAGTAGGTTGATTGGAAACCATTTGGTTGCCTCATAGTAAAGGGTTTGGCCATCATTTCCTTCCCCATGCCAGCCAGGAGGATAGTGTGTTCCTGTTATCTGTCATCACTGCCTTGGTACTCTTCCAACTCTCACCTGGGGCCAAGCATGGGGAGAGAGGGTAAGGGTGGGATCGGGCCAGGAGAAGACTTCATGACTCAACCCTGTGTCATGCCTGTGCACAATGGTACATTTCACACTTACTAGTGGCATTCACCGCATTGGCATCCATGGGTATGTGCTCAGTTTGCCAGTCTGCCCTGTAAGGCAGAATCTGATATTGTACAGAGTTttcttggggagggaggggaaattcGCTATAACTTTCAGCACCAGCCATGGATGTAATCACCACATGTTGGAATGAAATCAAATGTGTGAACTTTTTAATGTGTATGAAGAGGAACTTGTTATCAGTTTATAAATGTTACTGTAAATTAGCCGTTCTTGCAATTTTCCTGAACGCATATACCATaggaaaaaaaaatgaacaaatgAGATGTGCTTGAGATAAAAAGAATCTTGAATGctgaaattctgaaataaaaaacagaaaatattggaaacgtGTAGAATTACATCAAATTTACAAACCAGCAGCAGTTCATCCAGGTCAACTggtctgtatcagtgtttgtCATCCATACACACCTCCTCCCACACCTCTTCACCTCACTTTTTCTATTCCTTTGCTCGCTATATCATTGACTAACTTCTCCTCAAATGCATCGATACTCTCGGTTTTGATTGCTCCATATGATAATATGTTCCACAATCTtgcctctgagtaaagaacatcTTGAATTCCTCATAGGATTTATTagcgactatcttatatttatgaccaCAAGTGGAATTTGATTTGCAAAGCACATTTCCTCAGTTTTGGAAAGAGAAAAtcgagccttgggtcactgtgcggagtgtgcacgatctccccatgtctgcgtgggtttcctctgggtgctccggttccctcccacagtccaaaggtgtgtaggttaggtggattggccatgctaaattgccccttagtgtcccaagatgtgtagattaggaggattagcggggtaaatgtgtgggattacaggaatagagtCCAGGTaaagtgctctttcggagagtcggtgcagactcgatgggcagaatggcctcctgctgcactgaagggattcgatTCTATTCCATGTGAAAAGAGGAACTGATACTTCAATCATTCCCCCATTGGTGGTCGTGCTGTCAGCTGCCTCAACCCTGAGGGCTGACCTTTCACCtgaacctctccacctccctcctcatttaattcactctttgacTATGCCTATGGGCACCTTTTCTAATACCCTCCCCATGCAGTTTGGGGTCAACTACCTTAAAGATGCTACATGAATGCACATTGCTGCTATTGCTCCTGTTGTGAGTCCACAGGGATCATTCCTAACTGGCGCTCTCAGCATTGGGCAAATTTCAGACTTGAGATTTTCAGGTTTGAGAGATCACACTCGAGGCAGTGCCCCGAATCGAAAACGTCAGTGtgaaactcacctgaagaaggggcttggagctccgaaagcttgtgtggcttttgctaccaaataaacctgttggactttaacctggtgttgttaaacctcttactgtgtttaccccagtccaacgccggcatctccacatcatggtcacggGGTGGCAGAGGAAGGCTGCGGGGAGAAGGAAGAGAAAACTTGccaccggaattctccagccattcacgtccTGCTATCGCctgcagcgagaatggagaatttggcgctcagccaaaatctccattcactgcagcgggactggagaatcccagccgtgggcgagtcggagaattccagccctaatCCTTTCATTTTGATCACATTATTTAATTGCAGGCAAGGAACAAGCGAATCAAGAATGTGTCCAAATGTAGCCCAGAAAAGAAGAGGTCCAAAAAAACATTCAGGTTATTAGGGTAATAAGTAGTTACTTTTCTTCCCAGACTTGCTAGAATTTTCCATCAGAGAGTGAGAAAGGCTACACAGGTGCGAGTTTGTAGTTGCTAGCTTCAGAGTGTTAGCGGCTGTTAAGTTAACAATATATTGCACATAATCGGCTGCAAGGGGAGGAGGGGAACCAGTCCAAATCCCGGAGATCGGAGCTGGGATGTGAACCACTGGTACCgaagaaaccccccctccccctccccctagcCCCACACAACTATCACTGTCATCAATTCCCACTGGTGGATTTGCTTCTGTCCACAGTCACACAGAACTGTATCTGAGCCACCTTGTCCAGATACAAACACAACTCTCCCCAGTTTGCTTCCTTTAATTGCTCCCTTTTTCCCCCAATCGGCCATCGTAATCTGATCTTGCAGCCCCAGCGTTCTATCTGGGCTTCTCTCCAATGTCCCTATCCccatccactctctctcccttccttcaaaCACCTCTTACAAAACATGCCCATTCAGCTCTGTTTAAAAGACAAAGCAACTTgaatttatgtagcacttttcacAAATTCGACCGTCCCAAAGTACtgtgcagccaatgaaatacttttcaaAGTGCCATTCCCAGGAAATTTagcacacagcaagctcacacaagcagcaatgtgatcatgactagGTAATCTGATGTTGGTGAAGGGGTAATTATTCAAAACAGTAGGAGAGCACTTTTTGAAATGGTGCCACAGGTTCTTTTACATCCACTGGCAAGGCACACGGTGCCTTGGTTTAAAAAAGCAACCAAAAgacggcatctctgacagtgaagcactccctcactaaagtaaaagtaaaagtaaagtttatttattagtcataagtaggcttacattaactctggaatgaaattactgtgaaaatcctctagtcgccacactccggcgcatgtttgggtacactgagggagaatttagcatggccaattcactgaacccgcgtatctttggagtgtgggaggaaactggagcacccggaggaaacccacacagacatggggagaatgtacaaactccacacagacagtgaccttcagatcagccatgatcttgttgaatggcggggcaggctcgaagggccagatggcctactcctgctcctatttcttatgttcttatgtgcttatgacctaagccaggaatcaaacccaggtccctggtgctgtgaagcagcagtacgaaccactgtgccaccaggccgcccCACTACTGCACAAGCCTAGATTTTGTCATCTAGCCAGTAGTGTGGGGCCCAAACCCACAGCTGTACAACTGAGATGAGAGAGAGCATCTCACCATGCCACAATGTCTCTTTTCACCCAAACTCTCTTGATGTCTCTATTCCCCCCTCCTCTTTGAAAAGCACTCGATGATGTTAATGCGTCTGAGGTCTCTATATAAATGTAACTTGCTGTGTCTCGTTCTTCCcttatgggcaggattctctgatctcatccaaagaacaaagaaaattacagcacaggaacaggccctttggccctccaagcctgcactgaccatgctgcccgactgaactaaaaccccctacccttccagggaccatatccctctattcccatcctattcatttacttgtcaagacgccccttaaaactcactattgtatctgcttccatcacctcccccggctgcaagttccaggcacccaccaccctctgtgtaaaaaacttgcctcgtacatctcctttaaacctgtgccccctagtaattgattcttccaccctgggaaaaagcttctgactatccactctgtccatgccccccataattttgtagatttctatcaggtcgcccctcaacctccgtcattccagtgagaacaaaccaagtttctccaacctctcctcatagctaatgccctccatcccaagcaacatcctggtaaatcttttctgtactctctccaaagcctccacatccttctggtagagtggcgaccagaattgaacactatattccaagtgcggcctaactaaggttctacaaagctgcaacatgacttgccaatttttaaactcaatgccccagccaatgaaggcaagcatgccgtatgccttcttgactaccttctccacctgcgttgccactttcagtgacctgtgtacctgtacacccagatccctctgcctatcaatactcttaagggttcggTCATTTACTGtattttcctatctttattagatcttccaaaatgcatacctCACATTTGACTGGATTAagctc comes from Mustelus asterias chromosome 20, sMusAst1.hap1.1, whole genome shotgun sequence and encodes:
- the gdf5 gene encoding growth/differentiation factor 5, producing the protein MELLRHLPLLICYLSCLCLPPPHSAALLPGAAAGKGQLAGKGLPSAAAARWNSGGTGRGAAAVRTGNSGLRKGSRRTGEGTAKNERGKGEGAAGSPVRRWRKAGSPQVTPHDYMLFLYKSLSVAERSGFNSSLQRAAGQANTISSFVDRGEDDRHTFVGKQKYIFNISAMEKEGLLGAELRILRTRPVDPRRSRLPGSVYNLRISKCPADRQKTIVLDSRSVDVLDAPKWEVFNIWKLFKMSRKEQQLTQLCFELEALDRGRSVDLRSLGFGRAGRQTKEKALLLVSGRTKKRDLFFNEVKARSGQDDKTVYEFLFNQRRKRRAPHASRQAKGKKAKPRCTRRPLHVNFKEMGWDDWIIAPLDYEAYHCEGVCDFPLRSHLEPTNHAIIQTLMNSMDPESTPPSCCVPTKLSPISILYIDSANNVVYKQYEDMVVESCGCR